In Brassica rapa cultivar Chiifu-401-42 chromosome A06, CAAS_Brap_v3.01, whole genome shotgun sequence, a single window of DNA contains:
- the LOC117126091 gene encoding uncharacterized protein LOC117126091, which yields MESVKGVDLTKTYAIEGFVKVLKVWVYCCLPEFRAGFGHPIEGSPTPPLLAFIGGKGKRRLKENMLKQTRTKNFTMKDYSEMFPCWDGELEDEKADNIVKAMFSSGWAWEQSYWPLVGTKMWTYVKVEIHPMKTEAGQMMRSLKTVSPSRTQSDAESRKKARESPGLDVETMKGEIVGAVEKMAREGWKEDHTKAGSSTDVPEANKSDGDKAKKDSAEESKVDESDESKGEESKGEESRAEESKTAETAPKGMTTRAKARDTQATKIWEHLVKGILGRDFTTDWSEVVVLLSRVDNDKKRSFCTRYAFQAIVHTVWMERNKIRHGEKPLPLEVMKKRIDKGVRNKLSLMRLKGGKVGKLRAARIVAGAKSERQRRLAATQQSSFDGNSTAKVIIPNQPKQGQGYNPLANLDRQKLSALLDWQMATEGQRFFKSLVLHTTNSSKLHMNVGINLLTLRYTKHPEWFRSDRICMLDAVVTQMWTAKYSEYLASPANPDGSGKLLTPGALDYYTSEEPAYSRSNKTSALEIDDIYVPLLVKNDHWVACWISIPRRRIVIWDSDLAYAIDAEIAKAVKPIAHMLSYMLRMLSTGAEWELYMVDFTHERESGVPQNKQSGDCGVYCLKYIECHALGMPFPPHELCDKKIKTIRCQMASEIFDETRINGTEKRDYKHLGVYD from the exons ATGGAGTCGGTGAAGGGTGTAGACTTGACAAAGACGTATGCTATTGAAGGCTTTGTTAAGGTTCTTAAAGTCTGGGTCTACTGCTGTCTCCCTGAATTCAGAGCAGGGTTTGGTCACCCTATAGAAGGTTCTCCGACCCCACCTCTACTTGCCTTCATAGGTGGCAAAGGCAAGAGAAGGCTCAAGGAGAATATGCTGAAACAG ACTAGGACTAAGAACTTTACTATGAAGGATTACTCTGAAATGTTCCCTTGCTGGGATGGTGAGCTGGAAGATGAGAAGGCTGATAACATAGTGAAGGCAATGTTTTCTTCAGGCTGGGCGTGGGAACAAAGTTACTGGCCTCTTGTCGGAACAAAAATGTGGACATATGTGAAGGTGGAGATCCATCCGATGAAGACAGAAGCTGGTCAGATGATGCGAAGCTTGAAGACAGTGTCCCCTTCTCGCACACAGTCTGATGCAGAATCACGCAAGAAGGCTCGTGAGTCCCCTGGCCTGGATGTGGAGACCATGAAAGGAGAAATA GTGGGAGCTGTTGAGAAGATGGCGCGTGAAGGTTGGAAGGAAGACCACACCAAAGCTGGTTCATCTACTGATGTACCTGAGGCAAACAAATCTGATGGAGACAAAGCTAAGAAGGACAGCGCTGAAGAAAGCAAAGTTGATGAAAGCGATGAAAGCAAAGGTGAGGAAAGCAAAGGTGAGGAAAGCAGGGCCGAGGAAAGCAAAACTGCGGAAACAGCTCCCAAAGGAATGACAACAAGAGCCAAAGCTAGAGACACCCAAGCCACTAAG ATTTGGGAGCATCTTGTAAAGGGGATTCTGGGAAGAGATTTTACTACAGACTGGTCGGAAGTTGTGGTGTTGTTATCACGGGTTGATAATGACAAGAAGAGATCTTTCTGTACTCGATATGCTTTCCAAGCTATTGTTCACACAGTATGGATGGAGAGAAACAAAATAAGACATGGAGAGAAGCCTTTACCTTTGGAAGTAATGAAGAAGCGGATTGACAAAGGAGTTAGGAACAAGCTCAGCCTAATGAGATTGAAAGGAGGAAAGG TTGGTAAACTGAGAGCTGCTCGCATTGTGGCCGGTGCTAAGAGTGAGCGGCAACGTAGGCTTGCTGCAACTCAGCAGTCTTCTTTTGATGGAAACAGCACGGCAAAGGTTATTATACCTAACCAGCCAAAGCAAGGCCAGGGATATAACCCATTAGCTAATCTTGATCGCCAAAAGCTCTCTGCTCTTCTTGATTGG CAAATGGCGACAGAAGGTCAAAGGTTCTTCAAGTCATTGGTTCTACATACTACTAACTCCTCCAAATTG CACATGAATGTTGGCATTAATCTCTTAACGCTCCGATACACAAAGCACCCTGAATGGTTTAGGTCTGACAGAATTTGCATGTTGGATGCTGTAGTTACTCAAATGTGGACAGCAAAGTACTCAGAGTATCTGGCCTCTCCTGCCAATCCTGACGGCTCAGGTAAACTACTCACTCCTGGCGCCTTAGACTACTACACAAGCGAGGAACCAGCGTATAGCAGATCAAATAAGACATCGGCACTGGAGATTGATGATATATATGTGCCATTATTGGTCAAGAACGATCATTGGGTAGCTTGCTGGATATCAATCCCGAGGAGACGTATAGTGATTTGGGATAGTGATCTTGCTTACGCTATAGATGCAGAAATTGCTAAGGCCGTGAAGCCTATTGCACACATGCTGTCGTACATGCTGCGTATGTTATCTACCGGTGCGGAGTGGGAGTTGTACATGGTTGATTTCACACATGAGCGTGAATCTGGGGTGccacaaaacaaacaaagtgGTGACTGTGGAGTGTATTGCTTGAAGTATATAGAATGTCATGCACTTGGCATGCCCTTCCCACCTCATGAGCTGTGTGATAAGAAGATCAAGACAATTAGGTGTCAGATGGCAAGTGAGATATTTGATGAGACCAGGATAAACGGCACAGAGAAACGTGATTACAAGCATCTCGGTGTCTATGACTAA